The region CGGTACAGTAGATCAGTCCATCTGGCCCCCAGGTTCCACCCGAGGTGCTGTATAAACCGAAAGCCTGCAACACGTTGGCCGGGAAAGCCCACGACTCAAGCTGCTGCCAGGTTGGGGTGTATTTAACCAGGGTTGTCCAGCGGTTGTCGCGCCCTTCGGCCGAGGCTTTGTTCGAGTAGTTGGCGAAGGCCACCCACCAGTAGCCATTGTAAAAGTCAGCCCAGGTTACCGAGCCGGGAAAGAGCCCGAAACTATGCGTACCAATATGCCGGAGCGTTCGAGTGTCGAAAATTTCGATGGAACTGGCCATGGGCACATCGGGGTAATTGGAATGGGTGCAATAGAGCTTCTGCCCCACTACCACCCCACTGTTCATGTGCTTTAGCAAACCGGTGGTATCCTGCCAGGCAGCTACCTGTTTGCCGTCTTTCTTGTTATGCTTGGTCAGCGAATGGTTATTTATGACGTAAAAGTGCGTCGGGTCGACAGCAACACCCTGCTGAACCTGCGTCAGTTGAAACCGGCGAATTTCGGTTGCTTTCTGGCCCCGGCTTAGCAGCGGATAAGCCAGAAACAGCAGCATAAAAACATTTTTCCTGAATAAGGCGAGTGGCATATTGTTCAAAATTCGAGGATCATATAAGGAGCGCAAGTT is a window of Spirosoma linguale DSM 74 DNA encoding:
- a CDS encoding conserved hypothetical protein (KEGG: pzu:PHZ_c2443 hypothetical protein); amino-acid sequence: MPLALFRKNVFMLLFLAYPLLSRGQKATEIRRFQLTQVQQGVAVDPTHFYVINNHSLTKHNKKDGKQVAAWQDTTGLLKHMNSGVVVGQKLYCTHSNYPDVPMASSIEIFDTRTLRHIGTHSFGLFPGSVTWADFYNGYWWVAFANYSNKASAEGRDNRWTTLVKYTPTWQQLESWAFPANVLQAFGLYSTSGGTWGPDGLIYCTGHDKPELYVLKLPERGHTLQYVKTIPTISEGQAFAIDRSVKDRQVLYGITRNDNYVIVSVLE